One segment of Cynocephalus volans isolate mCynVol1 chromosome 8, mCynVol1.pri, whole genome shotgun sequence DNA contains the following:
- the PARK7 gene encoding Parkinson disease protein 7 codes for MASKRALVILAKGAEEMETVIPVDVMRRAGIKVTIAGLAGKDPVPCSRDVVICPDASLEDAKKQGPYDVVVLPGGNLGAQNLSESAAVKEILKEQENRKGLIAAICAGPTALLAHEIGFGSKVTTHPLAKDKMMNGSHYSYSENRVEKDGLILTSRGPGTSFEFALAIVEALSGKEVADQVKAPLVLKD; via the exons atggCTTCAAAAAGAGCTCTGGTCATCCTGGCTAAGGGAGCAGAAGAAATGGAGACAGTCATCCCTGTAGATGTCATGAGACGAGCTGGG ATTAAGGTCACCATTGCAGGTCTGGCTGGAAAAGACCCAGTACCGTGTAGCCGTGATGTTGTCATTTGTCCTGATGCCAGTCTTGAAGATGCAAAAAAACAG GGACCATATGATGTGGTGGTTCTACCAGGAGGTAATCTGGGTGCACAGAATTTATCTGAG TCTGCTGCTGTGAAAGAGATACTGAAGGAACAAGAAAACAGGAAGGGCCTCATAGCTGCCATCTGTGCAG GTCCTACTGCTCTGTTGGCTCATGAAATAGGTTTTGGAAGCAAAGTCACAACACACCCACTTGCTAAAGACAAAATGATGAATGGAA GTCATTACAGCTACTCCGAGAATCGTGTGGAAAAAGACGGCCTGATTCTTACAAGCCGAGGTCCCGGGACCAGCTTTGAGTTCGCTCTTGCTATTGTTGAGGCGCTGAGTGGCAAGGAGGTGGCTGATCAAGTGAAGGCTCCACTTGTTcttaaagattag